The sequence cgtctatttctggtctataaatcaacctattttagatctattttaaacgtctactttaggtctataaatccacctaagggtctataaatcaacctaatttaggcgtctattttaggtctatatatcaacctattttagatctaaaaatcaacctattttagacgtctatttctggtctatttgagatctataaatcaacctattttaaacgtctactttaggtctataaatcaacctaagggtctataaatcaacctaatttaggcgtctattttaggtctatatatcaacctattttagatctaaaaatcaacctattttagacgtctatttctggtctataaatcaacctattttagatctattttaaacgtctactttaggtctataaatcaacctaagggtctataaatcaacctaatttaggcgtctattttaggtctatatattaacctgttttagatctaaaaatcaacctattttagacgtctatttctggtctattttagatctataaataaacctattttaaacgtctacgttaggtctataaatcaacctaagggtctataaatcaacctaatctaggcgtctattttaggtctatatatcaacctattttagatctaaaaaatcaacctattttagacgtctatttctggtctataaatcaacctattttagatctataaataaacctattttaaacctctactttaggtctataaatcaacctaagagtctataaatcaacctaatttaggtgtctattttaggtctatatatcaacctattttagatctaaaaatcaacctattttagacgtctatttctggtctattttagatctataaataaacccattttaaacgtctactttaggtctataaatcaacctaagggtctataaatcaacctaatttaggcgtctattttaggtctatatatcaacctattttagatctaaaaatcaacctattttagacgtctatttctggtctataaatcaacctattttagatctataaataaacctattttaaacgtctacgttaggtctataaatcaacctaagggtctataaatcaacctaatctaggcgtctattttaggtctatatatcaacctattttagatctaaaaaatcaacctattttagacgtctatttctggtctataaatcaacctgttttagatctataaataaacctattttaaacgtctactttaggtctataaatcaacctaagggtctataaatcaacctaatttaggcgtctattttagggcaatttacttgtttgagaaggagtgacaagaagagaagtaagatttatttaatccgtttgttcccaggcaaaattggaagtgctgcaattccacatttcaccacatgatggtgccaaagtttgacttcagccctgataggccatattaaacacttagttgaattgatagaagttttttgaatatttttggggtagacagtttagcttcgctttgagcatcatttgagcagtctgataatcgaccaaatctttgaattgaagaatttgggatttaagaaatagcttgttattacGTTCAGGGTAATcagatttgtatataattataatggccttcttttgaaaactattctgaattacaattttggatcttttcttatattactttgcaacaatatACTCGGTGACAGATTACACAGTATAATCACATATGTTAATTTGAGAGTGCCCACACTCAATTTACTTATGGTTATGGGTTACAAAAATTACTGTTAGACATGAAATAGTGTTGAacataaatggaggaagaaaggggtactcacggttgtgatcaatgaagcaagcctccaattgatttgtatagtcattcttcttacattcttcttcttcttcttacagtggaaaacatacagcaaacaaacaacgttgaacctaatggaatgaaattaaacgttaacatttagcctcaaccaacatacgcagatacaacgcaactacgtttcagatagggttagctactcagctacacattgctattacactggacgctagctacatcgacaactttagtcaaactacacaaaagtaaatctctttaaacactacggccatctgcacctggttcggccctccgatcCAAAGTTAGAACCCGGTTCGgccggcgagtcaaaaagtttgcccacccctgctctagacggtccagttgcaagcagaaattaaagatatttctgttGATAATCGCCGAGTTTGTATTCGCGCCCACGAATTATAATCTCGGCGGGAGTAGCGCCAATTGAAGTCACATCGGCGTCACTTGACTGcaacgtaatattatctaaaacggtaaattagagttaaataaagttcactttttttattcaacgcgatcatttacaaccgttgaccagggaaaatcgtcgaaattcggcctCTGTGGTAGGCCGCAGACGCAGAGTGCGACGTAGCCGgcgcactcactcgcttttcagggcaacaaaagtacttctttttaaaaacaatgagttgtatttaccgtgtacgctctagaccaggggtgggcaaactttttgactcgcgggccgaactgggttctaaatttggaccggagggccggaccaggagcagatggacgtaggcgttgtgtgaagtcatataagcgacctgtaaaggtcattgcataaaagatcttggcctttagtaggtagtaaagcatggatattccaaacaatttttttgaaaacaaatgcatttattaacagcattaaaaaaataataattcacaaaaaaactgctatcagtgattctcataaaatacgacactgttattatgaataacaatctccatcacttcagtgcctgcaggtcagattaatgaaagatgtttatcttatgagatcacatcaaacggcaaacattctgaccaaatatatcatcttgaagaatcggtgaaagcatacatccaaataaagtaatcaaaacagcaacacggtgaggggtatctgaaaatcagagcagagttttaactcgcaaacacctggtaacagaggtgaggaaacgggaaacacctccttaaagtaagccttaagaactttacaggttaagattagtcgcaaataggtggtgcatcaatgtccttgagcatcctgcattgtttgaaaatgagaatggtcgctagtttcaatccctgctatgtgtacaaatcatattcaaaatgcatttttttacaataaacttgagagcctcccgttcattttcagtgggaacagtgttgttggtctcccttttttgctagtgcgtcatagtctggagtaaaatttgtcgtggcaattcttaggcgagatccgaggtgttggtccgtttaccttgatctgtgacgggttgatgttgatgtggctgaacgtcacgtcgcgtacgtcgagccaaattggccactcttttttaacattcggcactcacttctttttttcgggccactcattttaatggaaggattccaggggaaggtttgtgggtggctttagcgcaaaactgcatctgaaagctcagcgcgcgaattataagaatgctgtcgtcaaagcccacgctctaaattcgggactgatacgaatagagcgagagtgcgccaagtccgtactactgagtacgtacacgcacttgtgagtgtgcaccgagctttctgacacagcttctggtagtaaatgcgcaggcgagcgcttcgccatctactgggaaaacgcagtcattgcaggcaaaatgacaaaaaaaaaaaaaagtttaataatacaatttgttcagggttggcgggccggattaaacggtcccgtgggccggatgtggcccgcgggccgtagtttgcccacccctgctctagacggtccagttgcaagcaggaaataaaaatactctcttgttagtcgtcgctgtgtcGCGTTTCTCGGCATTGCCGCCTTCCTACGTCCAGTTGCGAGCCGCGtcctcggatttgaattttggcggaagctccacccaccgacgtcacgtccgcgtcacatgactgcggcgtaatattatctaaaacggtaaattagagataaataaagttctcttttttaatcaacgcgatcatttacaaccgttgaccagggagaatcgtcgaaattcggcgtctGTGGCAGGCAGCAGGCAGCAGGCAGCAGACGCCGAGTTCGAAGCCGAGTTCGACGTCCCCCCCCCACAACCGccacactcactcgcttttcagggcaacaaaagtacttctttttaaaaacaatgagttgtatttaccCTGTACGCTCTAGaaggtccagttgcaagcaggaaataaaaatatttctcttgttagtcgtcgctgtgtcTATTTACTCGGCATTGCCGCCTTTCTACAACCTGTTGCGGGCCGCGtcctcggatttgaattttggcggaagttCCGCCCATCGATGTCACGTCCGCGTCACGTGACCACGACGTGGCAGATGATATATAGCGAccgctgttttgtttagtagaCTTACAGTTGTTGTGCGTTGACATAATGGCGCACAttcaaaatagatttaaataaattaaataagtcTTCTTGCCGGAAGTTCCGCCCAGTGAGGTCGTCCACGTCACGTGACTGACGTCATTGAATcagataattgaatcaggtgtgtttaacgagggaaacttggaaaacatgtaggaatgcggcccccgaggactggagtttgagacccctgctttaaatAAAACGAGAAAATCATTGAAAATGTTTAACATCTTGGCGATAAATTACTCAATGTTTCCACGTACCCCCTGTAATGTGTTCACGTGGTTGGAACACTGGTGTACATGTGTACATGAGACTATgaatgcaacttttttttttttttaatccttcaAAACAATCAgtgtttaattcatattgttgcgtttgttcaagatgtccgtcgttgagcaaggaaaagaaagatgtggagtaatagttgtttttttatttgcaagatcttgggttgttttacGGGAGTCGGTACACaatgcacttcagcagatggaaaaaaacatcagactccagatcagaaggttttatactgtccacaAGCAGGAATACGGAATAGAagaaaaggttgcagaaaagaaggaaaaacatatCCTCATAAGGCAGACATttgttctgttatcacctgaatgtctacttatctactgaatgttttgtatctattaggggtgtaacgatacatcgatacacatcgattaatcgatataatgctctacgatttattggcatcgatgctaaaggtaaacatcgatttatatcgccgtgtttgacctcggacattagacgcgactttattttgaaatccagttgattgttgcttgcttcctctttctgggagcagtgcgcccggcgttgttgtgttgtgggcagagcacgcgcgtgaaaggggaggcgacaactagtacgcggctcctgggctggtgctatggctagtgtccaaaaagacgaggaaatttgctcccctttaggcttcaagtcattcgtttggaagcactttggattccaaagaaaagatggctcaacggacaagacacgtgcagtttgtaaatcctgccatgcggtgatcaaatattcagggagcacaaatctcgccgcacatttaaagaaaaaacacgacatcaaagttcagtgttaaagtaagcaatttgtatactacaatactcttgtaatttcctaaataaagagtttgcagtaccttgttgattttgcgtatgaattgttataaatcaggatattgttctatattttttattaaaaaaaaaaaatcgatcgtagagcactatatcgcgatatatcgtgaatgaatcgcagcaggctttaagatatcggcaaatatcgtatcgcagttctttatatcgatattatatcgtatcgtgacaaaacccgcgatttacacccctagtatctaTATGTCATGAGCTGTGCCTTATGTGTAAGTTACCAGTTGCCGTGGCTTTGCTCTAatggagcaactatgtttgtgTAAATTAACAAGAGTATTTACACactgctgttgctccctcttcagtaCTGTTTTCACGTCCACTTGGATGTTCTCTTTCTCATCAGTCTCTCTCCTTCACTGTCGATGGCCTCGTAAAGCTGCTGATTGTTTTCTCCCGTAGCATGGAGGTAGCCCAGATAACCGACACACAAGGTGATGGTAACCAGTCCAAAAGCCATCATTGGTCTATTCTGTTGGGGGAAGTGGGTTGAGGGGGTGCACAATAAAGAccaaattgtaaaaaaatatttcagcaCTAATATTCACGCCTCAGATGTCAGGTTGTTGCGACCATATTTGTGCATTGCTATGGCGTGCTCCAGCGACTAAATAGGATAGTCGTCCCATAGTACATGCGTCGAGACTTGCTTCAGCCTGTGGATGGTTCTGCTATGAAATAGGACGATGCTATGAAATAGCAAAACGATCCACAGGCCCATGGCACTTGCCTGATAACTCTGCACACAGTTACATAAGAGTTTGCTTTTCGCAGGGTGCATTCCCAGCCCTGGATACACTCGGTAAATGTCGATCGAGGTGGTGGCTGGCGCCAAAACGGCCGAGCCTTTGCCATTCTAAAACAGCGCAAACGAAAAGGCTTTCTTCGGTTACAAACAGAAATGTTCGTACAATATCGGCGGGGCTTACGCGTCTCTTACGGGTTTGATGAAGAGTTCGGGGTTGACAGCTCTGAAAAGTGTAGTTGTCTGTGCACGTCTCAATCCGGACGTCCCGTAGTCTCTTTCGATACACTTCTTTCCTTTACTGGCTCCTGTCATGTTCGCTGCTTACTAAATGCCGTGGGTAGTTGCTAGTAGTCCGTAGTCGTCGTTTCAACAAGACATGATccgttcgtccgtccgtccgtccgtcctaaACTCGCTCGTTGAGTTCAAattagcaaaaacaaacaaaatggcgaCAAATCTACGTCGTTTCCGGCGCGACGTAGTTTCCAGCGCGACGTCGTTTCCGGCGCAACAAATTCTAATCAAATCAatttttatttgccaagtttgagcatgccgaACAAGAAATTTGACTCTGGTACATTTCGTTCTCTGTACAACATTCAGGtcgctaacaacattcaggacaacatgtgcaaaaattgacaattattctcaaacatctcctgatcttaaactcccaggagggcaagcaATAACTCAAAATtcctactaggggaaatgagaaaccttgagaagagaccacggaTGGGAGGattcctcttccaggatgaccagtctgcaatggatgcagagaggacacagtacAAACAATATAGACAATTAAAAGATGAAGCGTTGAGAGCAGGATGCCTTCCACAACCAGCCCTCGGATCAGGCCTAGTTTCTCTGGACTGGACCCCGCCCCCAGCCTCCGGTTTGCCTCTCTTCTTCTGCCACCCCAAGACATCCCAATTGGTCTAGAAGTGTCAAATGCATTGCTGTCATCGAGAGTGGAGCAATGTGAGCGTCTGCTACGAAGCCATCCGTCGTCGTCACAATTATCTTTTCTAACAACAAAAATAGGATAATCAAAAATATTCCCATACAACAAATGTGAACAAATATCCATTTGTAAAGACACTGCTGGCCAAATGTCATGTTTATAAATGTCGACACATTAACCAGAAACCTAATCTGTTCCCTGTAACTATTGTTCGATCCATGTTTGGCGTTTTCAATGAAAATTGCATTGACACGCCAcatattgttttatttcatattttcgAAATGTATTGTTCACTCCAGTGGGTCACAAATTGTGAACTGGATCCTCATTATTGCTATTCAAATTCTCTATTCTTGCCCTGGGCATCGATTAGCCTTCATTGAGAGTTACAGTACTTGTGCAGCTCAAACTCCTTGCCCTGCCCAAATATCAACACCTTGATTGGAAGATATGCAATTAGTATTCTCACAGGAAGCCATGCCAGCATTGTCGCAGCAAGGCAAAGGCATGCCTTCTGccagttttttttcaaaatgcatAAGTTTGGCTTGTCCATTGGCCAGCGATTTCAGCAGGATCTGCTTTTCAGCCAGTCGGAGTTGGATGGCCGCACGAGCGTGAGCCGATAGATCGGGTTGCTGTAGCATGACACTGTCCTCCTGACGTACATAATGAGGAAGAATGTTCAAGGACATCCTGATGAGAACAAAATGTACTAgtatttcatttcacaacaaTATACTAACCTCAGACGTAGATTTATAGTTCCCGAGCAGCAGAGTAAGTCTGGTCTCCAGGAACGTCCACAATTTGATTTCATTCCCCCAGCTAACTGGAAATTCATGATTACTCAGGTTTAAGATCTTATTGACCGAGTCCCCCACAAGGTAGTCTTTCAGTTCTTCTGTAATAAAACAAACCCAGAAGCCCAAGTGTAAAAACActatagaagaagaagaaaaaaaaggatgcagcAACACATTTGATCTTATCGCACATGTCCATTTTGAGATCATTAtctattcactgcacatgactTGACAGAAAAACAACTCTTTGTCAAATTGAAGACAAAAACAGATGAGTTGATCATGATGAAGTTCATAAAGTACTGTTTAAACCAGACCCTGGAGAAATTTCCCATGTTACTGTATGCTGTAGGTGTTACCCTCTGTCATGCAGAAGACTCTCAAAAAAGCCAGCAGCTGTGCTGAAACTGGGGACCCACTGGCGTGCAGAGCAAAGACACAAGACCTAGAAATCAGAAAGGAAACCACATTTCATCCCGTGTGACACAGGATGTGGAACTTAACGTGGGGTACCCCGAAGGGAACCCGAGCACACTGTAGGATAGGTGGAAAAGTTTCCAAATGTATTTCCTATCATCTTTTGGCTCAGCTACACCAAAACAGCCACAGGTCAACCATCAAATCAGTCAAAGTGTCGCCAGTCGGGTTCTAAAAAGTATGACTCTATTATTCTTGCTCGGTGATATTCAAAACATAAAtggctgttctaaggggactgACTCAAAAATGTTCCGTTATTTCGTTGCAATGTCATGAATATATTACAAAAGTAGTCATTCACTTACTTTGACTAAAAAAGTAACTAATTGAGCGGTCGAATTTAGGAAAGAATCCTCCACCGATCTACATTCCAGCCCCAATAATGTTAAAGCGACTCGTGCACCCCAAATGACTGCGGCGGCAAGATGTGCCGGTTAGACAACAACAAttgaaaaataaagcaaaagaaaaaaagcgttGTACATACACTGGAAGGCCAGCACGTGCCAGCACCTCTGCTTTCATGGCGTAGAGTCTCTCacttttgctgatgcccagctTGATCTTCACCCGATCATGGACGTTGTCTTGGAAGAAGAAGCCGTTATGGACGAAAAAGTCTGTATTGGATCTGGTGCCATAAAAAATGTAAATCTGCAAAgacacgcccacacacacacacacacacgttgagaACGTTCGTTCTTTGAACCAATCAGAGTTTAGATTTCAGCGTGACAAACGACTTTTTCCATCCTCTACTAAGTCCACTGATTGGTTGAGCTTAAATGTGCACCAAAGATTGAGTTATAGTGAAGGGCGTGTCGGACGTGGTTAAGAGTTCACTTTCATTTCCACTTGAAAATGCTTAAAAAGAGTTGAAAACCACAAGCAAGTGTTTAACAATTCcatcaaatgtttaaaaatactaTCATACAAATATTGACTACGCAATGCACATTTTCACCTATTGCGGGGGGTAGGAACCTTTGAACCAGTTATCAGCAATAAACGAGGGGTCGCTGTAAACAAACGAAccgaaaataaatcaatcaataaggGCGCCCAAGTCTTGTCGACATCATAAACCTCTTTTGCAAGAAGGGAAAGGGGAAAAGGGGGAAGACATTGACATGCATTCCTAATTCAATCAAATAGTAGACCTGTGAAACTAATCATGATGATGTGCCTCGCCTGTACGTCAGTCCATTAAACATCATAGCAAACACTGAGTATATTAGGATGAGGATACTGGATTCCATGCAAAAGACTTCAATACATTCGACAGTGACTCCATGACTCCATGTTCATCCCTCTTCACCTGCTCGTTCTCCTTGTAATTTGTCAGTGCCACACATTCGCAACGGTCATCCTCCAAATTGTAGCCAGTGGTGATCTGCAAATCATTAGAAACATCAAGAGAGTCAAAACTGCATGCAAACCAACATCAAGCTGTTTACAAGTAGGGAACGAGCAGCCCGCATTCCCTGAAGAATTGCAGACCCTTCAAGACATTTGACATGTTCTAGCAGTCTGCTCTCGCGACTTTGTTCTTGTCTGCCGAGGGAACGGTATCAGTAGCAGGATTAATAAGGTCACTGAAAGATATGTGCCATCGTAAAACTGAAAATGAGTCAGTGAGGGACCAAACACTCAGTAGACTCAACAAAGAATTGGTTCACAACCGCCCCCTAGAAATATTCAAAGAAAGcttcttgaaagaaaaaaaaaaaaacctacagtttacccccccccactccaggctgttaggatcctgaactcgcttccccgttctgcgtagcgtcttgtactttttactgtctgtatgcacactggctcttatttgttgtgttatctgtttatttattattactcttagtatttgtgccttcttgttttttatattgcgtcgtttacttgtatgtctatcgtgtaatatgtcttgtcaccgtgggatagagaaaacgtaatttcgatctctgtgtgtgtctcggcatgtgaagacgttgacaataaagcagactttgacacacACTCAATTCGCTGGGTAAATGCTGGAGTTAAAAATAAAACGGTTCATTGTAGCCAGAAGAGTTGTTAGATACAAATATGGGAGTCAGTGCAGGACGTTGAAGGCATTgtcaaaaaaaagaggaaaaagaaatccTGCCTAGTGATTCTAGTGTTAAATCAGGAAATTATAATCCTACCAGACCATTTGTGTGGTTACACATGTCCCAAAGAGGAATGAGCGCTTGTGTGATTTGGCTGCCATCCTCAGTAGGGATCTGATTCTGACGGGTCATGACGGAAGACACAGCCCACCTGAGAAAGAAATGACAAAAGGAGGATTTGAGTGATAACATACCTTGATTACTTACCATGTTCAAAAGATTGCTATCCCAAAGCTGAACTAATGatcaagcagcagcagcccccccaccccctcaaaAAAATAAGCCAGCGTATGATCATTTCTTAACTTTATTGCTCGCACACTGACCTGTAATCATCAAATGTGAAGCTGTCCTTCAAGGGGAGAACAGCGGCAGCAGGATGAGTCTGAAAATGATGGCAAAGGGTTCTATATACTTTGATGTTACATGTCGACCTTTCCTTTAAATGAACTGAAACTgaaaacaggttttcttccagaatagtcctgtatttggctccatccatcttcccatcaattttagccatcttccctgtccctgctgaagaaaagcaggcccaaaccatgatgctgccaccaccatgtttgacagtggggatggtgtgttcagggcgatgagctgtgttgcttttacgccaaacatatcgttttgcattgtggccaaaaagttcgattttggattcatctgaccagagcaccttcttccacatgtttggtgggTCTCCCAGgcggcttgtggcaaactttaaacgagactttttatggatatctttgagaaatggctttcttcttgccactcttccgtaaaggccagatttgtgcagtgcacgactgattgttgtcctatggacagactctcccacctcagctgtagttatctgcagttcatccagagtgatcatgggcctcttggctgcatctctgatcagtcttctcctggtTTGAGATGaaggtttggagggacggccgggtcttggtagatttgcagtgatctgatactccttccatttcaatataactgcttgcacagtgctccttgaggtGTTAAAAGTTTGGggaatctttttgtatccaaatccggctttaaacttctccacaacagtgtctcggacctgcctggtgtgttcctttgtcttgatggttctctctgcgctttaaacagaaccctgagactgtcaaagagcaggtgcatttatacagagacttgattacacacaggggcATTctgtttatcatcatcagtcatttaggacaacattggatcattcaaagatcctcactgaagttctggagtgagtttgctgcactgaaagtaaaggggccgaataatattgcacgccccacttttcagttttttatttgttttagtatttatttattatttgtagtttaaattatccaataagtgttgttccacttcacgattgtgtcctacttgttgttgattcttgaccaaaaaataaaattgtatatctttatgtttgaagcctgaaatgtggcgaaatgttgaaaggttcaaggtggccgaatactttcgcaaggcactgtatgtacGTATATCTACGTTtgacacaaacaaatgaacatTGAACTATTGCGTCGTTTTAGTCTCGTACATGTCTTTTGGCAGCTCAAAATAGTCCAATTGGAAAAAGACTCATTTAGCAGACTAACTTGACACTTTGCCCATGTGAGTGTTGTTCTCTGTTCACTGCATGTTTTCAGCGTTATCCTCAACGTTTCCCTACCTGTAAAAGTTTGTAGAAGTAGGCATACTGGCGTGCTGTGTTCTTGAATTGGCTGAAGACATCCTGAATAGCTTGTGTGCCCAGAAGCAGCTGAACTTCTTCTGGCTGGTAATACAGCGGGGTACTGTAATCCTGGGGAAGACTGCGAATATACGGCAGCCACCTAGATGTAGGATTGGCGCGCTCGCAAAGCAGGTGGAGGGCGAGTGAAACGTTGCCCATTGCCTTCAGAATTCGGTCCTGGCGTAGCAGAGGTCCTAAGACAATTCAATCCATTTGGATACTACTTTGACAATGTGGCACCCATCAGCAGTAAGCACAGGAAGAAACCAAATGCTCTGGGTGATGTCATGCTAACATTTGGTTGGCTTCCATGAAGCTGGAAAATCCTTACCCAGGATGGAAGTTTGTGCTGATTCCaaggtcatcatcatcttcctaggAATGCATAAGAAGAGTTCCTCTGCCTGTACAGAGAACACAAGCCGCAGACAAAGTCAAGCAAAGTACAGTATCATCAACACCACACTCATTTTCACCTTGATGTCTTTCTTGGCTTGAAGACCATAGCCTTCTTTTCCAAAGTTGCCAATTTGG is a genomic window of Syngnathus typhle isolate RoL2023-S1 ecotype Sweden linkage group LG16, RoL_Styp_1.0, whole genome shotgun sequence containing:
- the smim8 gene encoding small integral membrane protein 8 — its product is MTGASKGKKCIERDYGTSGLRRAQTTTLFRAVNPELFIKPNRPMMAFGLVTITLCVGYLGYLHATGENNQQLYEAIDSEGERLMRKRTSKWT
- the setd3 gene encoding actin-histidine N-methyltransferase isoform X1, which produces MGKKSRVKIQKSGSGASALPSPKEMMNLIVELLQKCSSESPSASEEWEEYIQIKSLVEKIRKKQKGMSVVFEGCRHRHFQDLVSWAKANGSSCDGLQIGNFGKEGYGLQAKKDIKAEELFLCIPRKMMMTLESAQTSILGPLLRQDRILKAMGNVSLALHLLCERANPTSRWLPYIRSLPQDYSTPLYYQPEEVQLLLGTQAIQDVFSQFKNTARQYAYFYKLLQTHPAAAVLPLKDSFTFDDYRWAVSSVMTRQNQIPTEDGSQITQALIPLWDMCNHTNGLITTGYNLEDDRCECVALTNYKENEQVKRDEHGVMESLSNIYIFYGTRSNTDFFVHNGFFFQDNVHDRVKIKLGISKSERLYAMKAEVLARAGLPVSCVFALHASGSPVSAQLLAFLRVFCMTEEELKDYLVGDSVNKILNLSNHEFPVSWGNEIKLWTFLETRLTLLLGNYKSTSEEDSVMLQQPDLSAHARAAIQLRLAEKQILLKSLANGQAKLMHFEKKLAEGMPLPCCDNAGMASCENTNCISSNQGVDIWAGQGV
- the setd3 gene encoding actin-histidine N-methyltransferase isoform X2; the protein is MGKKSRVKIQKSGSGASALPSPKEMMNLIVELLQKCSSESPSASEEWEEYIQIKSLVEKIRKKQKGMSVVFEGCRHRHFQDLVSWAKANGSSCDGLQIGNFGKEGYGLQAKKDIKAEELFLCIPRKMMMTLESAQTSILGPLLRQDRILKAMGNVSLALHLLCERANPTSRWLPYIRSLPQDYSTPLYYQPEEVQLLLGTQAIQDVFSQFKNTARQYAYFYKLLQTHPAAAVLPLKDSFTFDDYRWAVSSVMTRQNQIPTEDGSQITQALIPLWDMCNHTNGLITTGYNLEDDRCECVALTNYKENEQIYIFYGTRSNTDFFVHNGFFFQDNVHDRVKIKLGISKSERLYAMKAEVLARAGLPVSCVFALHASGSPVSAQLLAFLRVFCMTEEELKDYLVGDSVNKILNLSNHEFPVSWGNEIKLWTFLETRLTLLLGNYKSTSEEDSVMLQQPDLSAHARAAIQLRLAEKQILLKSLANGQAKLMHFEKKLAEGMPLPCCDNAGMASCENTNCISSNQGVDIWAGQGV